In Dermochelys coriacea isolate rDerCor1 chromosome 16, rDerCor1.pri.v4, whole genome shotgun sequence, one genomic interval encodes:
- the LOC119844252 gene encoding 60S ribosomal protein L7-like, which yields MAGVEGKKVPSVPESLLKKRKAFADIKAKRLKRLVVQKKLRKVQRKLIYTRAQAYHKEYRQMYRREIRMARMARKAGNYYVLAEPKLAFVIRIRGINGVSPKVRKVLQLLRLRQSFNGTFVKLNKASINMLRIVESYIAWGYPNLKSVHELIYKRGYGKINRQRIALTDNSLIQRCLEKYGIICMEDVVHEIYTVGKNFKVVNNFLWPFKLSSPRGGMKKKTIHFVEGGDAGNREDQINRLIRRMN from the coding sequence ATGGCGGGCGTAGAAGGAAAGAAGGTGCCATCTGTTCCAGAAAGCCTTTTGAAAAAGCGAAAGGCTTTTGCTGATATAAAAGCCAAGCGTCTGAAGAGGCTAGTGGTTCAAAAGAAGCTTCGTAAAGTGCAAAGAAAACTCATCTATACAAGAGCTCAGGCCTATCACAAGGAGTACAGGCAAATGTATAGACGTGAGATTCGTATGGCCCGAATGGCACGCAAAGCTGGCAATTACTATGTACTTGCTGAACCAAAACTGGCCTTTGTGATCAGGATCAGAGGTATCAATGGAGTTAGCCCAAAGGTCCGTAAGGTATTGCAGCTCCTTCGCCTGCGTCAGAGTTTCAATGGCACATTTGTAAAACTCAACAAGGCTTCAATTAACATGCTGCGGATTGTTGAATCCTACATTGCATGGGGTTACCCCAATCTGAAGTCTGTGCATGAACTGATCTACAAGCGTGGTTACGGCAAGATCAACAGGCAGCGCATTGCTCTGACTGACAATTCTCTAATTCAGCGGTGTCTTGAGAAATATGgcatcatctgcatggaagaTGTGGTTCATGAGATCTATACTGTTGGCAAGAACTTCAAAGTGGTGAATAACTTTCTGTGGCCCTTCAAGTTATCTTCTCCTCGAGgtggaatgaaaaagaaaactatCCACTTTGTGGAAGGTGGAGATGCTGGCAACAGGGAAGATCAGATTAACAGGCTCATAAGGAGAATGAACTAA